In a single window of the Streptomyces sp. NBC_01471 genome:
- a CDS encoding MerR family transcriptional regulator — protein MDSDPLYSIGELSHRTGLTVKTIRFYSDQGIVPPTDRTPAGYRLYGPDALARLNLARTLRDLGLGLATVRKVLDREASIPEVTEAHANALDVQIQTLRLRRAVLRAVARRGPTTLEMDLMHRLATLSQAERHRLVSGFIDDAFQGLRTNPEFVTLMRSVLPELPADPTPEQVEAWVELAGLCQDPDFRVAIRRTAEDQADESSQQDVGTLHDTLNQAMCERIAEAVSAGLLPASAKGASPTDSLGGLYADAFERADEGDLRRWLLARLQAAADPHTERYWQLLATINGWPASPTLAPVYSWFTAAVGKIGEDIPGTSRRPLPTTFWRNSGPWNPERGV, from the coding sequence ATGGACAGCGACCCGCTCTATTCCATCGGAGAACTATCCCACCGGACCGGTCTGACGGTGAAGACCATCCGGTTCTACTCCGACCAGGGCATCGTTCCGCCAACCGACCGGACTCCCGCGGGGTACCGGCTTTACGGCCCCGACGCACTCGCACGCCTGAACCTGGCCCGCACACTGCGCGATCTCGGGCTCGGCCTGGCCACCGTGCGCAAGGTGCTGGACCGGGAGGCCTCCATACCGGAAGTCACTGAAGCGCACGCCAACGCCTTGGACGTGCAGATCCAGACTCTCCGCCTGCGCCGGGCAGTACTCCGCGCAGTCGCCAGACGCGGCCCCACCACCCTGGAGATGGACCTCATGCACCGACTCGCCACGCTCTCCCAGGCAGAACGGCACCGACTGGTATCCGGCTTCATCGACGACGCCTTCCAAGGTCTGCGCACCAACCCCGAGTTCGTGACCCTGATGCGATCCGTCCTGCCCGAGCTCCCCGCCGATCCCACGCCCGAACAGGTCGAGGCCTGGGTGGAACTCGCCGGACTCTGCCAGGACCCGGACTTTCGTGTCGCGATACGCCGCACAGCTGAGGATCAGGCGGATGAGTCTTCCCAGCAGGACGTCGGCACTCTGCACGACACTCTCAACCAGGCGATGTGCGAACGAATCGCCGAGGCCGTATCCGCCGGCCTCCTACCGGCCTCGGCGAAAGGCGCATCCCCCACCGACTCGCTGGGCGGCCTCTACGCCGACGCATTCGAGCGCGCCGACGAAGGCGATCTGCGCCGCTGGCTCCTCGCCCGCCTGCAGGCAGCCGCCGACCCACACACCGAACGCTACTGGCAGCTCCTGGCAACGATCAACGGATGGCCCGCATCACCCACGCTCGCTCCCGTTTACTCCTGGTTCACCGCCGCCGTCGGCAAGATCGGTGAAGACATTCCGGGAACGAGCCGTAGACCGCTGCCTACGACTTTCTGGCGGAACAGTGGCCCGTGGAACCCCGAACGGGGGGTGTGA
- a CDS encoding ThiF family adenylyltransferase yields MINSDISAPHVSQPHSVPRAPGQDTVRPALFRLAETGDRARFDALLASGAVRETHDRIDDQLDELVRCLRPGDSLSGAQLASAVDEVCGGAGRSGYGTWVWYPWSGRLVHVLPEPDFRRVRTDRNRNKITTTEQRHLLGARIGVIGLSVGNSAALTCAMEGVGGSFRLADFDHLGLSNLNRLRAGVHDLGVPKTVLCARQMYEIDPYLDIELWSEGITENTLEEFFGDAQHPLDLLIEECDTPWVKVAAREHARSRRVPVLMDANDRGLLDIERFDEEQDRPLFHGRSGDLTARDVRGLDPAGTMAYLLQICDESRLSAAMTDALGRIGDSLSSWPQLASGVMLGGAVVTDTARRILLDHPVKSGRYYVDLDELIGSTPALAGAAS; encoded by the coding sequence GTGATCAATTCCGATATTTCCGCTCCGCACGTTTCGCAGCCGCACAGTGTGCCGCGCGCTCCCGGGCAGGACACTGTCCGGCCGGCCCTCTTTCGCCTGGCGGAGACCGGCGACCGGGCCCGCTTCGACGCACTGCTCGCCTCCGGAGCCGTACGCGAGACGCACGACCGCATCGACGATCAGCTGGACGAGCTGGTGCGCTGTCTGCGGCCCGGCGACTCTCTGTCCGGCGCTCAACTCGCTTCTGCCGTGGACGAGGTGTGCGGGGGAGCCGGCCGGAGCGGTTACGGCACCTGGGTCTGGTATCCCTGGTCCGGGCGGCTGGTCCACGTTCTGCCGGAGCCGGACTTCCGCCGTGTGCGGACCGACCGCAACCGCAACAAGATCACCACGACCGAACAGCGGCACCTGCTCGGCGCCCGGATCGGCGTGATCGGCCTGTCCGTCGGCAACAGCGCAGCGCTCACCTGTGCCATGGAAGGCGTAGGAGGATCGTTCCGTCTGGCGGACTTCGACCACCTCGGGCTGAGCAACCTCAACCGGCTGCGCGCTGGTGTCCATGACCTCGGCGTTCCCAAGACCGTGCTGTGCGCCCGGCAGATGTACGAGATCGACCCCTACCTCGATATCGAGTTGTGGAGCGAGGGCATCACCGAGAACACCCTCGAAGAGTTCTTCGGCGATGCCCAGCACCCCCTCGACCTCCTGATCGAGGAGTGCGACACCCCCTGGGTCAAGGTCGCAGCCCGTGAACACGCCCGTTCCCGCCGTGTCCCCGTCCTGATGGACGCCAACGACCGGGGGCTGCTGGACATCGAGCGCTTCGACGAAGAACAGGATCGCCCTCTCTTCCACGGCCGTTCCGGTGACCTCACCGCACGGGACGTACGCGGCCTCGACCCGGCGGGCACCATGGCGTACCTGCTTCAGATCTGTGACGAGAGCCGGCTGAGCGCTGCGATGACCGACGCACTCGGCCGGATCGGAGACAGCCTGTCCAGCTGGCCGCAACTGGCCAGTGGCGTGATGCTCGGCGGCGCCGTCGTCACCGACACCGCACGACGGATCCTCCTGGACCACCCGGTGAAGTCCGGCCGCTACTACGTCGACCTCGACGAGTTGATCGGCTCGACCCCGGCCCTCGCCGGAGCCGCCTCGTGA
- a CDS encoding GNAT family protein: protein MTHLPELHGHHLWLREMRATDLAPFERIHTHHLLTRFLGMDRMDARQAQDAFAQCLAQPYAHPRRKHTMAVCVPGDDTMVGTMGLLVEEYGRNAMLTSLVLLPGARVRGHGHEAGRLLMAYGFGRLGLHRIRAGHRADHNRMRDIMLAAGLHPEATLRQLFHTQGTWHDVTTYAAVSPEWITQASAAERRILGGDTSPAPSATNTTDATVS from the coding sequence GTGACGCACCTGCCCGAACTGCACGGCCACCACCTCTGGCTGCGCGAGATGCGAGCCACCGACCTCGCTCCTTTCGAACGGATCCACACCCATCACCTGCTGACCCGCTTCCTCGGCATGGACCGCATGGACGCCCGGCAGGCCCAGGACGCCTTCGCCCAGTGCCTCGCCCAGCCCTACGCACACCCGCGCCGCAAGCACACCATGGCTGTCTGCGTGCCCGGCGACGACACCATGGTCGGCACCATGGGGCTGCTCGTCGAGGAGTACGGGCGCAACGCCATGCTCACCAGCCTGGTGCTTCTGCCCGGCGCCCGGGTCCGTGGCCACGGTCACGAAGCGGGCCGGCTCCTCATGGCCTACGGCTTCGGCCGACTCGGCCTGCACCGCATCCGGGCCGGCCACCGCGCCGACCACAACCGCATGCGGGACATCATGCTCGCAGCCGGCCTCCACCCCGAAGCTACGCTGCGCCAGCTGTTCCACACCCAGGGAACCTGGCACGACGTCACCACCTATGCGGCCGTGTCACCGGAGTGGATCACACAGGCCAGTGCCGCCGAACGCCGCATCCTCGGAGGCGACACCTCACCGGCTCCCAGCGCGACGAACACCACGGACGCCACCGTGAGTTGA